In the genome of Chryseobacterium phocaeense, the window CCAGCTACAGCATCTGGAAATAGCACGTGATGTGGCGTCAAGGTTCAATAACCAGATGGGTGAAGTTTTTGTACTGCCACAATCTGAGCTTCAGGAAGACACAAAATATGTTCCCGGAACAGACGGACGCAAAATGTCTAAATCCATGGGCAATATCATCAATATTTTCTTACCTGAAAAGGAACTGAAAAAACAGGTAATGAGTGTAGAAACAGATTCCAAATCCTTAGAAGAACCTAAGGACCCTGAAACAGACAAGGTTTTTGCCATCTATCAACTGATTGCTACTTCTGAACAGACTGAGGAATTAAGAGCAAAATACCTGGCTGGTAACTTCGGGTACGGGCACGCCAAAACAGAGCTTTTGAACCTTATTTTGACCCGCTTTGCCAAAGAAAGAGAAATGTTCGCATACTATATGAACAATCTGGACGAGCTGGAAGCTAAGCTTCAGGAAGGTGCAACAAAAACAAGAGTGGTTGCTACAGAAACGATGAAGAGAGTTAGAACAAGCTTAGGAATTTAAACATACAGATCATCTGCATTATTTCGAAAGAATAAAACAATGCATGCCATCTTCGAACTCATAGACAATATCCCAACCGGGATATTGTTTTGTTATAGTCCTGATGATAGAAAGCCCGAGGCCGGTAGAACTGTGGTCTGAACCCTGTTTATAGAAACGGTTGAAAATCTGCGTCTTATCGAGTGGAACTCCGTTTCCGCTGTTTCTGAAGATGAGCCTGTTATTTTCTATGATGATCTCCACCTGTCCTTCCTGGTGATTGTATTTCACTGCATTTTTAAGCAGATTGGAGAGGAGAATATCAGCCAGGTCAGGATTAAAATCTGCTCCAAAAAACCCTTTTTCAAGGATGCTGACACGCACTTTTTTAAATTCAATAAAATCTTCATAGCTTTTTACCAGCTCTGTAATCCGTTCATTAAAATCTACTTTTGAG includes:
- the trpS gene encoding tryptophan--tRNA ligase, producing the protein MSRILTGIQATGTPHLGNLLGAIIPAIELSKQEGNESFLFIANLHSLTQIKDASVLKQNTYEIAAAWLACGLDTEKTYFYRQSDIPETCELSWHLSCFFPYQRLTLAHSFKDKADRLQDVNAGLFTYPVLMAADILLYDAEIVPVGKDQLQHLEIARDVASRFNNQMGEVFVLPQSELQEDTKYVPGTDGRKMSKSMGNIINIFLPEKELKKQVMSVETDSKSLEEPKDPETDKVFAIYQLIATSEQTEELRAKYLAGNFGYGHAKTELLNLILTRFAKEREMFAYYMNNLDELEAKLQEGATKTRVVATETMKRVRTSLGI